GCAGAGTCCAGGAGGAGGGTACCCTGTGGGATAGCTGGTAACTGAAGCgtcctttccctctgctctgcgttAAGAAGTTGGTTGTTTTAGATGTTTACAAAGGGGAGAATTATGATGTGCAGAGGAAGCCAAAGTACAGATTCTTGCAGCTCAGTGCTTAATAATAGAGAGTTTGTTCATGAAAACATGTCAGTGTTAGAGGTAATGTAACAAATGCCTTCAGCAAGTACAAAATGCCTTGTGCTCTAGAAGCAATCtcctcaaaaagaaaattcccaCAGAAAGCTCTTAAAGTCCTGGAACCATTTGTTCTTCTGCCAGCCTCGGGGCTCCATTTCTCTGCAGTCTGACTCTGCCATTCTGTTGCAGGTACATTTGTGCATGCAGGCAACATTCTGGCTACTCAGCGATTGATACGCTGGCATCCAGGGGCTCACGTAAGTCACACACCTTGTATTTTAAAACGtggagcagcagatgctgctgaagCCGGGTATCAAACAACATGGACAGATGCCCTGGCCGGCTGTAGTGAAAGACCTCCAGCCTTTCCTTTCTAAGGCCATCTGGCTCTTTTCCAGGTGGGGATGGGCCGGAACAAGACGCTCTACGCCCTGGAGGACGGGATTGTGAGATACACTAAAGAGGTCTATGTGCCCCCCCCCCGCAGCAGCgagagcagggaggtgatctgCTCTCTGCCCAAAGGAGCGATTCTTTACAAAACCTTCATCAGTGTTATCCCTACCACGAAAGTAGGAAGCTTTAAGCTGGTCACCATGCTCTGAGTCTCCCGTGTGACACAGGAGTGGATGGGAGGAAGCAGCTAGGACAGAGCGCTACAGCTGGACTGCCGTCTGAGGAGGACAAGAAAACCTTGCTCTGAAATTAGCTGTGCTTTGCTCTCTTGCTCCCAGAGCACATGCAGTAGGTGTTTGGGCATTGGAATCATCTGCTGGCCGCTGTAAGAGTGTTCAATAAATGCACTGGAGTTCTTGAGGGTCTTGACTGTTCACAGAATGTTACCTGTGTTCCTTCAGCAGCTCTCCTTCCCCTGGAGAACCTGTTCCATTGTTCCACTGAATTAGTTCTATCTAGAATCACCTTTGTGACAATACTTGTCCTACTAACAATTCCatctatttttattcatttttagtCACTGCTGCTATATTTGTTTCTTAGCTCCAAGACAttacagaaaaggagagattCCTTTCCAGCTGTATCTAACTGCATCCCACAAAGCTAGATTTCTGCTGGTATCTAACTCACCTCACTGATTAACTCAAATGCCCAGAAGCATTCCGTTTACAACCATGTGAGGCAATTCTGTGCTCTTAAAGCTAATTGGTGACTGATTTTAGAGTGCCTGTTAAGAGGCGCAAGTCTGGGATGGTATTTGAAACTCAGCAGCTGGAGGTGTCTCATAAAGCCATAATCCAGAAgacttttcttctcatctttccTGAGTCATTCCGTGATTGCTCATGTTACTTGAAAGAAAGAAGCCTGGATGCCTCATAGCCAAACTGATCTCATTTTATCTACAGGTTTGTAAACAATTTGAAGCTTAGGCTTTACAGTAGAAAACAGGTTATCAAAATTGGTAGTGTAGTGACATTAATAGATTGTCTTCTCCTCAAAAGAAGACGAGGTAAGATGCACCAGAAGTGCATTTCCACCTTTGCTTTACATTCCCCATGGAGGCTGCCGGCCATTTTGCCCACTCTGCTGCCCTTTTGCACACCCAGCTGTGCCGTTGTCTCAGCGCTCTGtttgcacacagcactgccagtgACACGATCCCTTCAACCTCAAGTTTCTGCACATCTGAAGTTCATACAAACTGCTGCCATGAGAGCGTGCAGCAGCGCTCCGATGCAGATTCGTTCTGTCACTAGCAGGTCAGGATTGCCATTGGGAATCTGATACGCTGATAAACAGTTTTGTCTCCTGAGGAATAGATGAAGTGGCACAGCACGACCATCAGAGCTCAAACACGTGTGCTTGGCAGTGCCTGCCGCGCCCTCAGAGCTAATGATCcaccagctgcctgcaggaacaGAGCAGACCTTCACCTTTGCTTCACCCCTCATGCGgagcaaagcagctctgctgccgaTCCACCGCCTCGTGTTTGGCAAATGGAAGAGCAAGCAGACGTCCCTGGTCACTGCAGTCAGGGGAGCTCCGTGGTTGTCTCCATGCTGCGGGACGGGCGTCCAGGACAGCTGGGTCCGACTCGCCTGCCTCCAACCAGCTGACTGGAAACAGGAGCGAAGGTCTGAGGTTCGGCTGTTCCCTCAGGTGGGAACGACGTCCCAGGACTTCTGCCACTGACGCGAGGAAGAAGCACGGCAGCACGAAGTCTTACACAGCTGTGCTCCGCTGGCTTTGGCAGCTGACCGGGGCCTGGGGGGGGGCTGGCACAGCGCGTCTGTCTGTGGCCTCTGAGGCGATTTCCACTCCTGAGAAAGCTGGAGGGTGCCGCAGGGCGTGCTCATAGGGAGGGGGCAGCTGTTGAGAGAATCGGAAACAAGCAGGTCACCCCACGTCCTACACAGCACACACAAGGCACCAAAAAACATTGGAATTAAATTCCAGgtctcagagcagcaggctgctggctggctgcGAGCTGGAAGGTAAGAGCTGAGCTTGGCATCGTTTGCCTCGCAGGGGGGCAGAAACCCACAGATGTCACAGCATATCCCTCCCGCTCCCTCCAGGATGCCATGTTAGGTTCCTGCTCTGCCCCGTGCCAGGGACTGGGCCCTGCTTGTTGCAAAGCCAGAAAAGAATTGGCTTCTGCTGAAACAGGACTGTTGTTCACTTCCCTTTAGCTACGTGCAGGCTGTAGGGGGGTCTATAAAAGCAGGCTACAGTTTGTAACTTCAGAGTTTTCAAGGCTCAGTACTCCCAAATTTAAGCCTGTTGGGCTTTAGCAGGCACAATTCTGAGCAAGTCACTCAGCACAGGCTAAGAAATGTTAAGAGTTCAATTTCTTGTCCTTGGTGCGGCTGGGCCTTGCTTTCCTCTGCCCTCAGTGCTCTCACATCAGGGCATTGGTTACAAACCCAAGTGCTGAGTGCCAAGTGCTGCAATTCCAAATATTGCATTGTAGCACTACAAGCTGAAAATCCAGGTAAACCAGGGagtgctttgtgctctgctaaggatttcaaatatttctctgctgcttcagtCAATGAGGACTTCTTCAACAGGAGTCTGATGTCAGATGCCCTCTCTTGGACTGCAAATCTTAAATACCACAGCAGGCAAAGCCTCTGGCTCTCAATAAGCCACGAGCACTTTGAGGTAACAGCACGGGGCTGTCAGAAACGTCCTGCTGGGAGAAAGGAGCGAGGAACCACGGAAGCCTTCCGATCCAAAAATAGCTTTCCACGCTCGGCCTGGCACAGAGCGCTGATCATAAGGGCTCGCTCTGCCATCAGCACTTCTGTCCTTACTCCCAGCACAGGCATTTCTGCAAACGCACCGGCAGAGATGAATCATTAACTGCACAGATGTACACAAAAGGAGCCTCTGAGTACACCGTGTGCCCTTCCCAGAGATAATGGCTATCGGAGAATGGTGAGCATGGGGAACAGAGTCCATAAGCACTGCAAATCACTGGAGCCAAAGCCAGATACAGGtgggagcagcgctgccccTGGGCCCTCACcgactgagagcagccctgggctcaCCTCCTGGGAAggctctgcccacagcccaaACCTCTCTGCGATCATCTGATGGATCTCCCGCTGGCGATCCTTCTTCCGCACACTCTCATAGCTGGGCAGGCGGGGCTCCCAGGAGGGCAGCTGGTAGCTGCTGGGCGGCGCGACACAGAACAGCTCCTCTGCCTGGAAACACCAAAGCCAGAAGTGTCAGCGCAGCGGGGCTCTGCTGGGAGCCGGTGGCCCAATGCCACCTCGGGATGCTTCAGGCTCAAAACTACGAGTGCTGCTCCTTGAACCCCTTGAAGAGGAAATCCGCACACCCTTCACCCCGCACACCTGGAAATAATTACACCACGGGTGCAAGATGCAGACGCGCTCTACAAGATCCCAAAGTCCAGGGGATCTGCCCAATCAAAGCAAGACATACAAAGACAAGGTGGTGCCCTCCGTAGCATCCCTGGGCCTTCTGCACCAGTTCTTGTGCACAGACAGCTTTCCCAGAGCCCGACTCCTCTCTCATGACCCCCAAGACCTTCCCGGGACACCACAACCTTCCCAAGTCTCCTTCCAGGGTCATCGGGACCTTCGCTACCCTTCCCCCCAGCTCCCCGTAGGGAAAGCAACACCACCTGCATGCCAGGATTCTCAGCAGCGCTCTCCAGCCGCGACGCTCTGCACTGGGGTCCCACCAGCCGCTGGTTGCTGCTGAAGTACGGGGGTTGGCAGTCCTGGAACGAGGGGTCAGAGAGGAGCAGTGAGCTGAAATCCCCCCcccgcagctgcagctccagacGAAGAGCCGCCGGCTGTGCCCGGCGCGCCGTGCCTGCACCCTTCCCGCACCCAGAGCTCCCGCACGGTCTGGCCGGGCAGCAGCAGGTCCGCTCTGGGCGCCCACGTCGGCTGGCCGCGCTGCCGGGCGCCGGAGGCTTCACACAGGTTCAGCAGAATTAGCTTTCACGGGGGAACAGCACGacataaaaaaaggaaaaaaaaaacagaaaagcgGGCACTCGGCTTTTCCACTGGTGTAGATAAGAGCTCTGGCACGCGTTCAAGGTCACAGGATTTGTAAACTCTTATCTATTCAGGGATTCGTTTCAGAGCAACGCTGcaagcagctctgaggagcaaTTACGGTTCTACTCCTGAGCAGCCTTGCTGCGCTTAAACGCGATTCCCTGCAAAGGCGCTGAGCAACTGCCAGCAAAGATTCCTCCCGCGGAGCGAAGCGCTCCCTGCTCTCACAAAGCGGCGCGGAGCCTTCGGTCGGACCGCGGGGCTGAACGGGGGGCGGAGGGCAGCGCGCGTGACTGCGCCGGATGGCGGCGCGGTGCCGCCCCGTTCCGGGTCAGCGCGGCACCCACCGGCCCGGGCAGCGGGGAAGCCGCCTTTCCGCACCCAAAGCCCGAAGCGCCGTCCCCGCATCGCTCGGAACGGCGCCTTCCCCGGGCACCGCACAAAGGCGAGCCGGCCGAACACGCCGCTTCCCGGCCCCACTCCTCGCGAGGCCCCTTCCCCGTAAAGCGGAGCAGCGCGGAGCTCTGCTCGCCAGCGTGCCGAAcggagaaagggaaggaaggaggaaagcgCGACCCGGGCCGCCAAGGGGAGCCGCGGCGGTTCCCCCCCAGCAGAGCCCGGCACGAGGGCACGGGGCACTCACGCACTGCCCGGGGCTCTGGAAGAAGCGGCACGAGCAGAGGAACTGGCAGCACGTGGGGTCCCGGCGgtacaggagcagcagcaggacgaGCACCGCCACGAAGAACAAGGACGTGGACACGGCTGCCAGGGGAGAGGACATGCAGTGAGCGGCGGGCAGAGCGCGCAGCCCCTTCGCCCGCGGAGTCTGTAGGAACAAAGCAGCGCGGGGAAGCCGGACTCGCCCGCTGCCCGACCTAGAGACACCGAGAGCACCGCGCGTCCCCAGCGCTTCTCTCGCCGTAACGAGACATCGGCTCTGTTCCCAGAGCGCGTCCCACGACCAGCTCAGCTCCGCCCCGTACCCCCGCGCTGCCCCGAGCGTATCTCGGGACGCAGCCACGGCTCCCCGCAGCTTCCGCGTCTGCGGTTCCCAACGGACCGCGTGCGGGGAGCGGAAGCCGTTCCGGCTGCAGGAAGCGGACCGAACGCTCCCGGTTCCGTCCCGGCACCGCGGGGAACCCCGGAGAACGTCCCCGGCGAGGAGCCCCGGCCGCGCACTCACTGGCAGCGACGACAATGGCCAGGACGTTGCTGTCCATGTTCTCCTCTCCGGGCCGCACCATACTCCGACCGCTCCGCTCCGCAacccgccgggccgggcccaGCACAGCGCCGGCAGCGGCGCCGCCCCCCGGCCCCACTGGCGGCGGGGCCGGAGGTCGCCGTGGCGACGCGACGCGCGGGCGGAGCCCCGGGAGGGAGCGGCCGGGAGGGGAcagggcggcggggccgcgtGCGGGCACCGGGAAGGAGAGCCGCTCATTAACGGCGAGCGCGGAGGGGAGCATCGCCCCCCGCCCCGAGCGCCGCGGGACGAAGCGATACCGCAGAACGGAGCCCGGGTGCACCCGCAGCCCGCACGGGGCCGACACACCGTACAGATATAGATATATTTGTGGAGATGTTGCATATTCAAGGTAACTTTACATAACGCTCCCGACACAAATTTTGGCGCTCCGCACGGTGCCGGCCCGGCGCGTACCCACAGCTCCGGCAGCTGCGGTGCGGGGGAAAAGGGCGAGCGATGGGCAGCGAGCAGCTCGCACAGCCCGCGGAACTTGGGGGGGAGCGGGGGGAAAGGCGGCAAGGGGCTCAGGAGGTGCTGAGCGGGCGGCCcttgccccagcagcagccctcgCCCGTCCTCGCACAGGCAACGTCCGTCCTCGGGCTGCTCACGAACTCCAGTCGCAGTTCCACAGGTGGAGCAGCTCCTCGGGGTGGAAAACTGAAGCCGGCCGTCCCACGCAGCGCTGCTCTCGGAGAGGAACGGCGCCGGCAGGGCCCGGGCCGGCGGGTGGCTGGGAACGGGGCGCGCCGCCGCTCCTCCGGAcgtgggaagcagcagcagcacagagcggATGGAGCCGGCCGGAtctccttgctttgctttgtagCCGGGGAACCAGAGCAGATCCTGAGAGCTTCTGCTGACCCAGGAGAACAGAGCGGGCGGGGCCGACGGGCTGTGGCGCAGGGCAGCTGCCATCGCGTTGCATTTTGGCAGGAGACGCATCCCGCCCCGGAGCTCTGGGTGGAGCAGAGACGGAAGCCACAACGTCCCACAGCGGCTTCTGGGGCTCAAACCGCCCTCTGAGCCGTCGCACAGCAAACATCGGCAGCTCCAAATGTTTGGCACAGTCGGGCAGCTGCCCTGAGGGCAGCGCGATGCGGTCCCTCCTCAGCCCCCAGCAGGAAATGGTAAACAGcgaaacaataataaaaaaaatgtaaacaaccCAGCAccctgtcctgcagcaccaggaCAGCCAAGAGAACAAGGTATGTTACAGTCTCAGGGGACGTGGAGACGCGAGGACATCCCGGCCAACGGGGGTCTCGTCTCTATTGCACTTTGCAtcatatatatttctatatatatttataaaaatacaaactaaAGGGTTGGGGTCGAGGGGGTGAGATGCAAGCCctgggccagcagcagctccatgcacGGGGCAGGCTTTGACCTATCCTGCTCCTGCACGTCCCTGCGTGCCCTGGAGTCCCCTGCCAGCCTTCCAGGGGAGCAGCCCGCGGCACCGGGCTGATCCTGCAGAGATCGAGCCTGGGCAGGGCAGAGAGGGCAGGGTGCTGAGCTGGTGCAGAGCCCGCCCCTGGCAGCCTTCCGTCCCTTCTCCACCAGCCCTTCCCACGACACCAAGGCCTGGATTGAGAACCACGCAGCTCCCGTCAGCGCCCCACAGCGGTGGGCACCCCAGCACGCTGCCCATGGCCGGCAAGTGCCCATTCCTGGGAGAGATGGCCAAGAGCACCTCCCCCTCCTCCAGAAGAAACCCGCAGGAGGATCCCTCAGCCCGGCACTTCCCCGTTCTCTTCCTCAAGTAACTTCGGTGCGAATTGCGCGGGGCGATGCAGCCTGGAGCCCCTCGTAGGGCAGTGATGCAGGACGGCCCCAGCTCCCACCGccccccagctgctcctgctaCCTCAGCCGCCCATCAGGTTTGACGGGCCCCAGTTCTGATTTGGGGTCCGGGGACAGTGAGCTCCAGGAGGttttgctgcagagctccagggaggagcaggaggatTCGCTGCCGACACAGACGTCCGCCACGGACCAGAAGGTGCTGATGGCACTGTCTGCCCACTCGTCCAGCGCCCGCCCCGTCAGCTGTGCTTTccgggccgccgccgcctctGCCTCCTCGGGGTGCGGCAGGTTCAGGATCCCCCCCAGGCCCTGGAAGCTCTGCTCCATGTACTCATTGCGGGGGGGCCCGCCgtgcagccagctgctgtcATCTGTGCAGGACAGGGACAAAGACAGCCGTGAGCACTGCTGATCCCAGCACTCTGCTGCTACTCCCAGCACCCTCAGCATCCCGGCCCCTTGCAGCCCATAGTCCAGCCCAAGGGACAGGGAGGCACCTGGAGGACGGATGTGGCAGACACATCAGCCTCGTCTGACACACGTGGATACACAGGCAGAGGAGGATGGCTCCTGCAGGCTGGAGGCTACCATGGGGGGAAGCACATGGGACTGCCCGCAGAAAGACCTCGGCCCCGATCCCAGAGCATCCTCACCTTTTCTGAGAGGCTGCCTGCGGTTGAAGGTCTGTGGCACCACCAAGAACTGGTTCTCCCCCAGGGGTTCCCAGAACTGGAGCAGGCGGATGGTCCAGATGCCAGGGCGCAGAGGCCGGTTCAGGGGCGGCTTGTACTGGGTGAATTCAGTCTCAGCATCCACTGTGATGTCGTAGGAGGCAGCAATAACATAGGTGGGGTCAATCCACACCACTGTGGCTGTCAGGTTGGGGCCTCGCGACCACTTCTGCATGGCCATCGGCTCGTCAAAAGGCCCCATCAAGCCTCCAAAATTGCGGAAGAGCCTTTCCTTGGGATCCCACTCCGTGCCCACCTGCAGGGACAAGGCATGAGGCAGTGGGACACTGGGCAAACAGATGCTACCAGCTCGGGATTTGTGCTTCACCATCCCAAACCTGAGAGGAAATGAGCTTTGGAGCCCAAAGCGACACACACccaccctgctctgctctcctgtccGCCTGCACCACATCAGTGCCAATCCAGCTGCATGTAATGCCCTCTGCAGCCAGAGGTGTTGCCACCAGCTGCCTCAACTCCCCCCACTGCAAAGATCCCTTCAAAGCCTTTTTTCCACTGTTCAGCTCCAAACTGAAGCCAAACTCCTGGACAGAAGTTCATTCTCAGCCATGACAATGGCACTGTGCCCCTCTGCCTCACTCAGTGTGCAGGCTTGGAGAGAAAGAAGGGCAGCATGGTGTAGAAAAGCTCAGGAGGAAAGCAGGAGTTCTGAGGGAAACTTTTCCCATACCTCAAGGTTCTGTAACCGGTTTGCCTGTCCTCCATGACCCGCCAGCTTCAGAGCTCCTTGGGGCATCAtccacacctccagggactctGCCCGGCCCGTGGCTGAGTTCTGCACTTCCTGCATCACCAGGTAGCCCTGGAAACGGTCGTCATAGAAATACAAGTGAACACTGGATGGGAAACCTCGGGGCTCAAATCTGGAGAAAGACAGAGGTTGCACAACTGAGCGTCAGCATCCTCCCAGCACGACGTGCAGCCACCCCTCAGAGCCTGAGCCGAGCCACGGTCAGTGCCCCACCTGCAGAGCTTCTCCTGCTCTGGCGCCACCACAGATGCTGCTTTGCGGAGCCCCAGCCTGGAGAAGCCCGTGTAGAAGGTGAGGGTGACGTCGCTGAGGCCGCTGAGCCCATCGACACGGTCGTAGACGTTCTCCCAGTAGGCCTTGAGGGCAGGCGTGCTGGGGGGGTAGCTGCCATACAGGTGGGTGTCCAGGATCTCCAGCACCTCCTGATTCACCGTCGACTCAAACTTGCGGGCAAAGAAGGTGGGTCTGGAGAGTTGCTGGAACAACACAGTCATTTCTAACAGCAATGGCGGCTTCCCCTCCGCCCTCCCACCTCAGCAGGACGGCCGGGTGTGGGGCACAGGGGAAGAAGCGTGCTAGGATCCATTCTGCCCCATCTGATGGCGCAGGCCAaggagcagcaaagcacagactGTGTGGGATCCTCTGTGGCAGGATCAGTGGTAGCAAA
The genomic region above belongs to Lagopus muta isolate bLagMut1 chromosome 18, bLagMut1 primary, whole genome shotgun sequence and contains:
- the MRPL27 gene encoding 39S ribosomal protein L27, mitochondrial, yielding MAAWGRLFLSVPQTSLAAVRCASKKSGGSSKNLGGRSPGKRYGVKKLEGTFVHAGNILATQRLIRWHPGAHVGMGRNKTLYALEDGIVRYTKEVYVPPPRSSESREVICSLPKGAILYKTFISVIPTTKVGSFKLVTML
- the LOC125702177 gene encoding uncharacterized protein LOC125702177 isoform X1, with amino-acid sequence MVRPGEENMDSNVLAIVVAATVSTSLFFVAVLVLLLLLYRRDPTCCQFLCSCRFFQSPGQCLILLNLCEASGARQRGQPTWAPRADLLLPGQTVRELWDCQPPYFSSNQRLVGPQCRASRLESAAENPGMQAEELFCVAPPSSYQLPSWEPRLPSYESVRKKDRQREIHQMIAERFGLWAEPSQELPPPYEHALRHPPAFSGVEIASEATDRRAVPAPPQAPVSCQSQRSTAV
- the LOC125702177 gene encoding uncharacterized protein LOC125702177 isoform X2, producing MVRPGEENMDSNVLAIVVAATVSTSLFFVAVLVLLLLLYRRDPTCCQFLCSCRFFQSPGQCDCQPPYFSSNQRLVGPQCRASRLESAAENPGMQAEELFCVAPPSSYQLPSWEPRLPSYESVRKKDRQREIHQMIAERFGLWAEPSQELPPPYEHALRHPPAFSGVEIASEATDRRAVPAPPQAPVSCQSQRSTAV